A DNA window from Syntrophorhabdaceae bacterium contains the following coding sequences:
- a CDS encoding PAS domain S-box protein, translating into MNRFRFDASCLKRLRKRLQREGGFVLLALVIFLCGYLFFSFYGQVKANLIEEYNKRQMVLAKQAARSIEKLMAQHERTLKVLSTDRRIIRLNMEGKEVMETIFRAQGRDVRGVSRIDEYGRIVYTVPYSIGTAGKDISHQPHIRDVLSKREPAVSEVFTAIQGFQTIAYHYPVFDGGRFAGTVGVLIDFDHVSQDFLSGIKVAKTGGAWAINDRGTEIYCPIPGHMGRSLSAASNGSQSMISLAREMMAGKTGTGIYYLHKRDGERMTALKKHVAYAPAAVGAARWSIAVGTPEEEILEDMVLFRNKLLLLFAVLLVGSIIFSYYSFRAGGIIAEEEKRRRAEEALRESEEKYRHIFESSIEGIFQTSPGGRLLMANPALAHMHGYDNPEEMMTSVRHIEDTYVHPELRLPFMQELSEKGEVNQFEVELFRKDGSTFLASFNARAVRDGEGRVVRHEGTAQDITERNEKGRELLQKTALLEAQLNASPDAILVTHKGKRILQNRLFLEKIGAPATITADDEDTSFLEWVTDLTKDPEQFLERVRYLSDHEDETSRDEVELKDGTTVDRYSSPVIGRNGEHFGRLWIFRDVTEKKRAHEELREYQKAMEGSRDIMIVLDRSYRYRAVNQSYLKYRMISREEVIGRRVEEIIGKELFEKVIKTLLEACFKGDVIQIEMKQSYPGMGERDFYATYLPIMGAGEIDRAVLVMHDITDRKRAEEALRESEEKYRSVVESSLMGFYVVQDGVFRFVNRGFCEIFGYEREEIVGRLNPVANAIPEDRHLVEENIKKRLSGEQNFIEYEFRTMKKDGKVINVKVLGGTMVYDGQPAATGTLIDITREKSLEAQLRQSQKMEAIGTLAGGIAHDFNNLLTVLIGYANLLQMRTEASNPLRVYVDRIMTASQKAANLTRGLLAFSRTQPLALEPHDINELIRTAGKLFGRLLTEDIEVKLKLSPEEMIVMADSSQIDQILFNLVTNARDAMTEGGTLSIETKPVTLDKEFVRIHGFDNPGAYALLSVTDTGLGMDEAMKEKIFDPFFTTKAVGRGTGIGLSTVYGIVKQHHGYIYVYSEPEVGTAFHIYLPLSQCPAKEAAGPLPEIKHGTETVLVAEDDQTVRSLLNAVLTGSGYSVIEAIDGEDAIDQFSKSRDIALVILDSVMPRKNGRQAYNEINRRDPSVKVLFTSGYTRDVILDKGIEAKELDFISKPVSPLELLRKVREVLDR; encoded by the coding sequence ATGAATCGGTTCCGCTTTGACGCCTCCTGCCTGAAAAGGCTACGGAAAAGGCTTCAAAGAGAGGGCGGCTTTGTGCTGCTGGCCCTTGTCATCTTCCTTTGCGGATACCTCTTCTTCTCCTTTTACGGTCAGGTGAAAGCCAACCTCATAGAAGAATACAATAAGCGGCAGATGGTTCTCGCCAAACAGGCGGCAAGGAGCATCGAAAAGCTCATGGCCCAGCACGAGAGGACCTTGAAAGTTCTCTCCACGGACCGGCGCATTATCCGTCTGAACATGGAAGGGAAAGAGGTCATGGAGACGATCTTTCGCGCCCAGGGCCGCGACGTCAGAGGTGTATCCCGAATCGACGAGTATGGGAGGATCGTGTATACCGTGCCTTATTCGATTGGTACGGCGGGGAAAGATATATCTCACCAGCCCCACATCCGGGACGTTCTCTCAAAACGGGAACCCGCGGTAAGCGAGGTTTTTACCGCCATTCAGGGCTTCCAGACCATTGCATATCACTATCCCGTCTTCGATGGCGGCCGTTTTGCGGGTACCGTGGGAGTGCTTATCGATTTCGACCATGTCTCGCAGGACTTTTTGTCCGGAATAAAGGTCGCAAAGACAGGAGGCGCCTGGGCGATCAACGACCGGGGTACGGAGATCTACTGCCCCATTCCGGGCCACATGGGCCGTTCCCTCAGCGCAGCGTCCAACGGGTCGCAGAGCATGATCTCCCTCGCCCGCGAAATGATGGCGGGAAAGACGGGTACGGGCATCTATTATCTCCACAAGCGGGACGGGGAGCGCATGACGGCCCTCAAGAAACATGTCGCCTACGCGCCCGCCGCGGTCGGGGCTGCCAGATGGTCCATTGCGGTGGGGACCCCGGAAGAGGAGATATTGGAAGATATGGTCCTCTTCCGCAACAAGCTGCTCCTCCTTTTTGCGGTCCTTCTGGTGGGAAGCATTATTTTTTCCTATTATAGTTTTCGCGCCGGGGGAATTATCGCCGAAGAAGAGAAGAGGAGGCGGGCAGAGGAGGCGCTCAGGGAATCGGAGGAGAAATACCGCCATATCTTCGAAAGCAGCATAGAGGGCATTTTTCAGACCAGCCCCGGGGGCCGCCTTCTCATGGCCAACCCCGCCCTCGCCCATATGCACGGCTATGACAATCCCGAGGAGATGATGACGTCGGTACGTCATATCGAAGATACCTACGTCCATCCGGAATTGCGCCTGCCCTTCATGCAGGAGCTGAGTGAAAAGGGGGAGGTAAATCAATTCGAAGTTGAGCTTTTCCGGAAAGACGGGAGTACCTTTCTCGCATCGTTCAATGCCCGTGCGGTACGTGACGGGGAGGGGCGGGTGGTCCGCCATGAAGGAACGGCCCAGGATATTACGGAAAGAAACGAAAAGGGGAGAGAGCTTCTTCAGAAGACTGCCCTCCTCGAGGCACAGCTCAACGCATCGCCCGATGCAATCCTCGTTACCCACAAGGGGAAAAGAATTCTTCAGAACAGGTTATTTCTCGAGAAAATAGGCGCCCCGGCGACGATCACCGCGGACGACGAAGATACGTCTTTTCTGGAATGGGTTACGGACCTCACAAAGGACCCGGAGCAGTTTCTGGAACGGGTCCGTTACCTCTCCGACCATGAAGACGAAACGAGCCGCGACGAGGTGGAGCTCAAAGACGGCACCACCGTCGACCGGTATTCGTCGCCCGTAATCGGCAGGAACGGGGAGCACTTCGGAAGGCTCTGGATATTCCGGGATGTAACGGAGAAAAAGAGGGCCCACGAGGAGTTGAGGGAATATCAGAAAGCTATGGAAGGGTCGCGGGACATCATGATCGTCCTCGACAGGTCCTATCGCTACAGGGCCGTCAACCAGTCCTATCTCAAATACCGCATGATAAGCCGAGAAGAGGTGATAGGCCGTCGGGTGGAAGAGATTATCGGAAAAGAGCTTTTCGAGAAGGTCATAAAAACCCTGCTCGAGGCATGCTTTAAAGGTGATGTAATCCAGATCGAAATGAAACAATCCTACCCCGGAATGGGGGAGCGGGATTTCTACGCCACCTATTTACCGATAATGGGAGCGGGAGAGATCGACCGGGCGGTCCTCGTCATGCACGACATCACCGACCGCAAGCGCGCCGAGGAGGCGCTCAGGGAATCGGAGGAGAAATACCGGAGCGTGGTGGAGAGCTCCCTCATGGGCTTCTACGTGGTGCAGGACGGGGTATTCCGTTTCGTAAACAGGGGCTTCTGCGAGATTTTCGGATACGAGCGTGAAGAGATAGTGGGCCGCCTTAACCCTGTGGCCAACGCGATACCGGAAGACAGGCATCTGGTGGAGGAGAATATAAAGAAAAGGCTCTCCGGTGAACAGAATTTCATCGAATATGAATTCAGAACCATGAAAAAGGATGGGAAGGTCATAAACGTGAAGGTCCTGGGCGGCACCATGGTCTACGACGGGCAGCCTGCCGCTACGGGAACGCTGATCGATATCACGAGGGAGAAGTCTCTCGAGGCCCAGCTCCGTCAATCCCAAAAAATGGAGGCTATCGGGACCCTCGCAGGCGGGATTGCCCATGATTTCAACAATCTCCTCACGGTGCTGATAGGTTACGCCAATCTGCTCCAGATGCGCACCGAAGCTTCAAACCCCTTAAGGGTGTATGTGGACCGGATTATGACCGCGTCCCAGAAAGCGGCGAACCTTACCCGGGGTCTCCTTGCCTTCAGCAGAACACAGCCCCTCGCCCTGGAGCCCCACGACATAAACGAGCTCATAAGAACCGCCGGAAAACTCTTCGGCCGCCTTCTTACGGAGGATATCGAGGTGAAGCTCAAGCTTTCCCCTGAGGAGATGATCGTCATGGCCGATTCTAGCCAGATCGACCAGATACTCTTCAATCTGGTCACGAATGCCCGGGATGCAATGACGGAAGGGGGTACCCTCTCCATCGAGACGAAACCGGTGACCCTGGATAAGGAGTTCGTCCGGATTCATGGTTTCGACAATCCGGGCGCCTATGCCCTCCTTTCGGTCACCGATACGGGTCTCGGCATGGATGAGGCGATGAAAGAGAAGATATTCGATCCCTTCTTTACCACCAAGGCGGTGGGGAGGGGCACAGGGATCGGCCTGTCCACGGTCTACGGGATAGTAAAGCAGCACCACGGTTATATTTACGTCTACAGCGAGCCGGAAGTGGGCACTGCCTTTCACATCTATCTTCCCCTTTCCCAATGCCCGGCAAAAGAGGCGGCCGGCCCTCTTCCCGAGATAAAACACGGGACTGAGACGGTCCTGGTGGCGGAAGACGATCAAACCGTGCGCTCTCTTCTCAATGCGGTACTCACCGGAAGCGGCTATTCCGTCATAGAAGCGATCGACGGGGAGGACGCGATAGACCAATTCTCGAAGAGCAGGGATATCGCACTCGTCATACTCGACTCGGTGATGCCGCGAAAAAACGGCAGACAGGCGTACAACGAGATCAACAGAAGAGACCCGTCCGTAAAGGTCCTCTTTACCAGCGGCTACACGAGAGACGTGATCCTCGACAAAGGGATTGAGGCGAAAGAGCTTGATTTCATCTCAAAACCCGTATCACCCCTCGAGCTTCTGCGGAAGGTGCGGGAGGTGCTCGACAGGTGA